From one Prosthecobacter vanneervenii genomic stretch:
- a CDS encoding LamG domain-containing protein encodes MLHSVRSLIASTLLISSGAHAALQETWETGYAKDDATGAQVLGCWKFDEESKDVTLHGAALNPAGKFGGALESFPGFPVEDKRHAAVVAVKPVKGAFTLEMWIKPKAAFEPRLRCFLLDKKYVDHTDYQWQIGDADKAGLRRMWVTLGFGAESKTIYSLPFKLETDVWQHVAFTYDGTGEGKFYRNGVAAGGSKLAGFGAVAPGTKPLSIGDRLGSNYGGFPGFIDEVRICEGVLNFERVSLEIATGRRVWRRMETARPVEIICTNLRRETLRAAKLKTSLGGRSEDFIIPDLAPGKSFTAKYALNTALKPDEYELRVRFEAGDYATEQAASLKIVPRVPERMPVIMWGADGDEMVRLKDIGFTHFIGLGADYGEMWQQKKVVPPAKLEVIAKKRDMLDQALANGLEVIASLSPGRALESEEKNLRIGRDGKPYARPDICASLPDFASFFQVVGMSVAKAYGDHPAFTTTLINSEVRDNTQVSFNSVDVEAYKKFAGTDIPAEVSAKWGVDWTKLKDFPADRVVADDHPILKYLRWFWTVGDGWNGLHTALHKGVKSSRGWTFFDPAVRQPSISGAGGAVDVLSHWTYTYPDPQKIGMCADQLFAMSAASGKNQRVMKMTQLIWYRSQTAPIGSKAPGEVVAWQDHDPDAAYITIAPMHLKEALWTKIARPVQGIMYHGWQSLVPTDSPGGYRFTNPNTAPVLKQLIHDVIEPLGPALMAIPDERSEVAFLESFTSQMFARRGSYGNNTDWAADVWLALQHAHVQTDMLYEETLLKNGLSGRKVLVMPYCDVLTKSVVTRIQDWQKKGGKIVADEFICPGLKPDFVLPSFKRVKKADVDKTKVLEMAQTVSGFSLPQKAMCDNPEIIVRTRKFGDATYVFVVNDKREYGTYVGQHGLVMENGLPSSGVVSLKMDAANVYELTGTQFIVPKRGPDGTLSWPVDLGPCDGRIFMVMPKPLLGLKLDVPENAIAGNKGKISVSITTTQDAPTKAVVPVRVDVRDASGKSTEGSGFYAAENGIVEVSLDIAPNEDSGTWEIRVKELASGMEARKWMRVTSK; translated from the coding sequence ATGCTTCACTCTGTCCGTTCCCTCATCGCCAGTACATTGTTGATTTCCTCCGGGGCTCACGCAGCACTTCAGGAAACCTGGGAAACGGGTTACGCCAAGGATGACGCCACCGGGGCGCAGGTGCTAGGCTGCTGGAAGTTTGATGAAGAGTCGAAGGATGTGACACTTCATGGAGCGGCCCTCAATCCCGCTGGAAAATTTGGCGGAGCCTTGGAGTCCTTTCCAGGATTTCCCGTTGAGGACAAGAGACATGCGGCGGTTGTGGCAGTGAAGCCGGTGAAGGGGGCCTTTACCCTGGAAATGTGGATTAAGCCAAAGGCGGCCTTTGAACCCCGGCTGCGCTGCTTCCTGCTGGACAAGAAGTATGTCGATCACACGGACTACCAGTGGCAAATCGGCGATGCTGACAAAGCCGGTCTGCGTCGCATGTGGGTGACGCTGGGGTTTGGCGCAGAGTCAAAGACCATCTACTCCCTGCCGTTCAAGCTGGAGACGGATGTGTGGCAGCACGTGGCCTTCACCTATGACGGGACAGGAGAGGGCAAGTTCTATCGCAATGGCGTGGCGGCGGGTGGATCAAAGCTCGCAGGCTTTGGTGCCGTGGCACCCGGCACCAAGCCGCTGAGCATCGGCGACCGCCTGGGTAGCAACTACGGTGGCTTTCCAGGATTCATTGATGAAGTGCGCATCTGCGAAGGAGTGCTGAATTTCGAGCGTGTGTCCTTGGAGATCGCCACCGGGCGCCGTGTGTGGCGGCGCATGGAGACAGCCAGGCCGGTGGAGATCATCTGCACTAACCTGCGCCGTGAGACCTTAAGGGCTGCCAAGCTCAAAACCAGCCTCGGCGGTCGAAGCGAGGACTTCATCATTCCAGATCTAGCTCCAGGAAAAAGCTTCACCGCCAAATACGCGCTCAACACCGCCCTCAAGCCCGACGAGTATGAGCTGCGTGTGCGCTTCGAGGCGGGTGACTACGCTACCGAGCAGGCGGCTTCGTTGAAAATCGTGCCGCGTGTGCCGGAGCGCATGCCGGTCATCATGTGGGGGGCGGATGGCGATGAAATGGTCCGGCTCAAAGACATCGGATTCACGCATTTTATCGGGCTGGGGGCAGACTACGGCGAGATGTGGCAACAGAAAAAGGTCGTCCCGCCAGCCAAGCTGGAGGTGATTGCCAAAAAGCGTGACATGCTGGATCAGGCGCTGGCCAACGGCTTGGAGGTCATCGCCAGCCTCTCACCAGGGCGCGCACTCGAGTCCGAGGAAAAAAATCTGCGCATCGGCCGCGATGGGAAGCCCTATGCACGTCCGGACATCTGCGCCTCGCTGCCGGACTTTGCCTCCTTCTTCCAGGTAGTGGGCATGAGCGTGGCCAAGGCCTATGGCGATCATCCTGCCTTCACCACCACGCTGATCAATTCCGAAGTCCGCGACAACACCCAGGTGAGCTTCAACTCGGTGGATGTTGAAGCTTACAAGAAGTTTGCCGGCACAGACATCCCCGCCGAGGTTTCTGCCAAGTGGGGCGTGGACTGGACCAAGCTGAAGGACTTTCCGGCAGACCGCGTCGTCGCCGACGACCACCCCATTTTGAAATACCTGCGCTGGTTCTGGACGGTGGGGGATGGCTGGAACGGTCTGCACACCGCCTTGCACAAAGGCGTGAAAAGCAGCCGTGGCTGGACCTTCTTTGACCCCGCTGTGCGGCAGCCGAGCATCAGCGGCGCGGGTGGCGCGGTGGATGTGCTCTCGCACTGGACCTACACCTATCCAGATCCACAAAAAATAGGCATGTGCGCCGACCAGCTCTTTGCCATGAGCGCGGCCAGCGGCAAAAATCAGCGCGTGATGAAGATGACGCAGCTCATCTGGTACCGCTCACAGACCGCACCGATCGGCAGCAAGGCACCCGGAGAGGTGGTGGCCTGGCAGGACCACGATCCGGACGCGGCCTACATCACCATAGCGCCGATGCATTTGAAGGAAGCACTTTGGACGAAGATCGCGCGGCCCGTGCAGGGCATCATGTATCATGGGTGGCAGTCGCTCGTGCCCACAGACAGCCCCGGCGGCTACCGCTTCACCAATCCAAATACCGCTCCCGTGCTCAAGCAGCTCATTCACGATGTGATCGAGCCGCTTGGACCCGCGCTGATGGCCATTCCCGATGAGCGCAGCGAGGTGGCTTTCCTGGAAAGTTTCACCTCGCAGATGTTCGCCCGGCGTGGCAGTTACGGAAACAACACCGACTGGGCCGCAGACGTGTGGCTGGCGCTGCAGCATGCGCATGTGCAGACGGACATGCTCTATGAGGAGACTCTGCTCAAGAACGGCCTCAGCGGGCGCAAGGTGCTCGTCATGCCGTATTGCGACGTGCTGACCAAATCTGTGGTCACACGCATTCAGGACTGGCAGAAAAAAGGCGGCAAGATCGTGGCGGATGAATTTATCTGCCCGGGACTCAAGCCGGACTTTGTGCTGCCGAGCTTCAAACGCGTGAAGAAGGCCGACGTGGACAAGACCAAGGTGCTCGAAATGGCGCAGACGGTGAGCGGCTTCTCGCTGCCGCAGAAGGCCATGTGCGACAATCCCGAGATCATCGTGCGCACGCGCAAATTTGGAGATGCCACCTATGTCTTTGTCGTGAATGACAAACGCGAATACGGCACCTATGTGGGCCAGCATGGCCTGGTGATGGAAAATGGCCTGCCTTCCAGTGGCGTGGTTAGCTTGAAAATGGACGCCGCCAATGTCTATGAACTCACAGGCACGCAGTTCATCGTTCCCAAGCGCGGCCCGGATGGCACGCTGAGCTGGCCTGTCGATCTCGGGCCGTGTGACGGCCGTATCTTCATGGTCATGCCAAAGCCACTGCTCGGCCTGAAGCTCGATGTCCCGGAAAATGCCATTGCCGGCAATAAAGGCAAAATCTCCGTTAGCATCACCACCACTCAAGATGCTCCTACCAAAGCCGTGGTGCCCGTGCGTGTCGATGTCCGCGATGCGAGCGGAAAATCCACCGAAGGCAGCGGCTTTTACGCAGCTGAAAACGGCATCGTCGAAGTCAGCCTGGACATCGCTCCCAATGAAGACTCGGGCACCTGGGAGATCCGCGTCAAAGAATTGGCCAGCGGCATGGAGGCTCGGAAGTGGATGCGGGTGACTTCCAAATAA
- a CDS encoding type II toxin-antitoxin system RelE/ParE family toxin, which produces MKIPVVILAGAESDIQHIYNRLSDQRDGAGDDFMEQLGGVIRQLEIFPQSAPQRMLGFRRALVPGYVYGLYYQIEPRGIMVHLIADLRQDPDMLLQKLRERLE; this is translated from the coding sequence GTGAAGATTCCAGTGGTCATTCTTGCTGGTGCGGAATCTGATATTCAGCATATTTACAACCGCCTTTCCGATCAGCGCGATGGAGCCGGTGACGACTTCATGGAGCAACTCGGCGGTGTCATCCGGCAGCTGGAGATTTTTCCACAGTCAGCACCGCAGCGTATGCTGGGATTTCGCCGCGCTCTAGTTCCGGGCTATGTCTATGGCCTGTATTACCAAATCGAGCCCAGAGGCATCATGGTGCACTTGATTGCGGATTTGCGGCAGGACCCTGACATGCTGCTTCAGAAGCTGCGGGAAAGGCTGGAGTAG
- a CDS encoding addiction module protein, producing the protein MIAETIPQLSSMRPQEKLELMAELWEDVLQHEAEIDDPPGVASILAERLANYHAGADSGKSWEQVRSLIQGRH; encoded by the coding sequence ATGATTGCTGAGACCATTCCTCAACTTAGTTCCATGCGTCCTCAGGAGAAGCTGGAGCTAATGGCAGAGCTATGGGAAGACGTACTACAGCACGAAGCCGAAATCGATGATCCTCCCGGGGTTGCAAGTATTTTGGCTGAAAGGCTCGCCAACTATCATGCCGGTGCAGATTCTGGCAAAAGCTGGGAGCAGGTTCGCTCTTTGATCCAAGGCCGCCATTGA
- the rsmH gene encoding 16S rRNA (cytosine(1402)-N(4))-methyltransferase RsmH — MSESEVPESAPAPTPHRRRPRYSGKNPRRFEHKYKELNPERYAETIAKVRASGKTPAGQHVPILLNEIMQILAVKPGERAVDCTLGYGGHASALLKAVQPGGTLLALDQDPIEIVRTEARLRATGCEESALVVKRMNFAGLQRALGEVGWSDGADVLLADLGCSSMQFDNPSRGFSFKHDGPLDMRMNPQRGVSAREMLHKLTAEKLTAILSENADEPHARLLAQALAGEDVATTRTLAEAVRRVLPYRMDEEEREATVRRVFQALRIAVNEEFTALDTFLRQLPACLRPGARVAILTFHSGEDRRVKHLFREGLRSGLFSAANDEVIRPSSEETRSNPRAAPAKLRWAVKG; from the coding sequence GTGAGCGAATCTGAAGTCCCAGAATCTGCACCGGCACCCACGCCGCATCGTCGTCGTCCGCGCTACTCCGGCAAAAATCCTCGGCGCTTTGAGCACAAGTACAAGGAGCTGAATCCTGAGCGTTACGCCGAGACCATCGCCAAGGTTCGAGCTTCGGGCAAAACCCCAGCAGGGCAGCACGTGCCTATTTTGCTGAATGAGATCATGCAGATCCTGGCGGTAAAGCCTGGGGAGCGTGCGGTGGACTGCACGCTCGGCTATGGCGGCCATGCCAGCGCTTTGCTCAAAGCCGTGCAGCCCGGCGGGACATTGCTGGCCCTCGATCAGGATCCCATCGAGATCGTGCGTACAGAAGCAAGGCTGCGCGCTACCGGCTGTGAGGAGTCCGCGCTCGTGGTGAAACGCATGAATTTTGCGGGTCTCCAGCGCGCGCTTGGCGAGGTGGGCTGGAGCGACGGGGCTGATGTGCTGCTGGCTGACCTCGGATGCTCCTCCATGCAGTTCGACAATCCCTCCCGTGGCTTCAGCTTCAAGCATGACGGCCCTCTGGACATGCGCATGAACCCGCAACGCGGTGTGTCTGCGCGCGAGATGCTGCACAAGCTTACGGCGGAAAAACTAACCGCGATCCTGTCAGAAAATGCCGATGAGCCGCATGCCAGGCTGCTCGCGCAGGCGCTGGCTGGGGAGGATGTGGCTACCACGCGCACGCTAGCCGAGGCCGTGCGCCGGGTGCTGCCATATCGCATGGACGAAGAAGAGCGTGAGGCCACCGTGCGCCGGGTCTTCCAGGCCCTGCGCATTGCGGTCAATGAAGAGTTCACCGCACTAGACACCTTTCTACGTCAGCTGCCCGCCTGCCTGCGCCCCGGCGCACGTGTGGCCATCCTGACCTTCCATTCTGGCGAGGACCGTCGGGTGAAGCACCTCTTTCGTGAAGGCCTGCGCAGCGGCCTTTTCAGTGCCGCCAATGACGAGGTGATCCGCCCCTCTTCCGAGGAGACACGCAGCAATCCACGTGCGGCCCCCGCGAAGCTGAGATGGGCGGTGAAGGGGTGA
- a CDS encoding nucleotide pyrophosphohydrolase, whose product MTIEEITARICAFRDARDWMQFHNPKELAVAITAEAGELLQHFVWQQPGQIEKRVKEKMPELKDEMADVGILLFELAHNLGVDLGQAMLDKIERNETRYPVAKAKGSNAKYNEL is encoded by the coding sequence ATGACCATCGAAGAAATCACCGCCCGCATCTGCGCGTTTCGTGACGCCCGGGACTGGATGCAATTTCACAACCCCAAGGAGCTGGCGGTTGCCATCACGGCCGAGGCCGGGGAGCTGCTGCAGCACTTTGTCTGGCAGCAGCCGGGGCAGATCGAGAAGCGCGTGAAGGAGAAAATGCCGGAGCTCAAGGACGAGATGGCTGATGTGGGCATTCTGCTCTTTGAGCTGGCGCATAATCTGGGTGTGGATCTCGGTCAGGCCATGCTCGACAAGATCGAGCGAAATGAAACGCGCTATCCTGTGGCCAAGGCGAAGGGATCGAACGCCAAATACAACGAGCTGTGA
- a CDS encoding c-type cytochrome domain-containing protein gives MKIHRILALACGFAAFTTLKAVGDTPVDFVKQIKPILADRCVECHNSETLLGELNLQSRALAFEKRKAGPVIHPKNADKSMLYLVLTLPPKDKKAMPATGHRIPKDEIQLIRQWINEGAQWPEGKDGAISAQHKKPGK, from the coding sequence ATGAAAATTCACCGCATCCTTGCTCTCGCCTGCGGCTTCGCCGCCTTCACCACCCTCAAGGCCGTCGGAGATACACCGGTGGATTTTGTGAAACAGATCAAGCCGATCCTCGCTGACCGCTGCGTGGAGTGCCACAACTCCGAGACCCTGCTGGGAGAGCTGAACCTTCAGTCGCGCGCCCTTGCCTTTGAAAAGCGTAAGGCAGGCCCGGTGATCCATCCAAAGAATGCTGACAAAAGCATGCTCTACCTTGTGCTGACCCTGCCGCCCAAGGACAAGAAGGCCATGCCCGCCACCGGCCACCGCATTCCCAAGGATGAGATCCAGCTCATCCGCCAGTGGATCAATGAGGGAGCTCAGTGGCCCGAGGGCAAAGACGGGGCGATCAGTGCCCAGCATAAGAAACCCGGGAAATAA
- a CDS encoding endo-1,4-beta-xylanase yields the protein MKLLGLLTVLSLIPLCQPLAQEIPPGGADIRGETSLAASASAAAGKAEDLQTGRRITITKPDAAKAYTAQFTAPIAGGIAKGENVLAIIKARSVGSADTGEVLAKLQLNAAPYTSFGSTVGVAIFPDWTEQPVLFTADAPVPEGKAAIVLLCGQKEQSLEVESIRVLKYPAVADVSSFPKARLIKRTYEGREPDAPWRKAALERIEQHRKADLSMIVKDEAGGPIANAEVKLSLRRHAFGFGSAVVAKRLSGESEDDHRYREIIDRLFSIVVFENDLKDGNWAPDFDEQRKAKRNTELNLAFDWLSKHHISVRGHYLMQVATPFNLHDVKDSAVIRDRTLASVKERLSFVNDRVVEWDVINHPIAWNGADMLNKRPGLEQLDCEVFTLARSLTKLPFFVNEDQVFRPGPQHEDTLAYIEALNKAGLTVAGLGNQAHFHESYLPSPEHLLKVTDEFAQVVPHQSITEYDIVTTEDEELAADYTRDVLISVFSHPAYTSFLLWGFWEGSHWKPEAASWSKDWSIRKRGEVLEEWIGRRWRTEVTLQTDAKGRVKWRGFPGWYEVSVAGQKTVLTMPGIEP from the coding sequence ATGAAACTCCTGGGCCTGCTGACCGTCCTATCACTGATTCCGCTTTGCCAACCGCTGGCTCAGGAGATCCCGCCCGGCGGTGCTGATATTCGTGGAGAGACATCCCTGGCTGCATCCGCATCTGCGGCGGCAGGAAAAGCTGAGGATCTGCAGACAGGCAGGCGCATCACCATCACCAAACCGGATGCAGCAAAGGCTTATACAGCACAGTTCACGGCCCCCATCGCCGGTGGGATAGCGAAAGGCGAAAACGTGCTGGCGATCATCAAAGCACGAAGTGTCGGGAGCGCAGATACCGGAGAGGTGCTGGCCAAGCTGCAGCTGAATGCAGCACCTTACACCTCCTTTGGCAGCACGGTCGGTGTCGCCATCTTTCCTGACTGGACGGAGCAGCCGGTGCTCTTCACCGCAGATGCGCCAGTTCCAGAGGGGAAGGCCGCCATTGTGCTGCTATGCGGGCAGAAGGAGCAAAGCCTCGAGGTCGAAAGCATCCGCGTGCTGAAGTATCCGGCTGTAGCAGACGTCAGCTCTTTCCCAAAAGCCCGTCTGATCAAACGCACCTATGAGGGCCGCGAGCCGGATGCACCATGGCGCAAGGCCGCGCTGGAGAGGATCGAGCAGCACCGCAAGGCGGACCTCTCCATGATCGTGAAGGACGAAGCCGGCGGCCCCATAGCTAATGCCGAGGTCAAGCTCAGCCTGCGCCGTCATGCTTTTGGCTTCGGCTCCGCCGTGGTGGCGAAGCGTTTGAGCGGAGAAAGCGAGGACGACCACCGCTACCGCGAAATCATCGACCGCCTCTTCAGCATCGTGGTCTTCGAAAACGACCTGAAGGACGGCAACTGGGCTCCAGATTTCGACGAGCAGCGGAAAGCCAAACGAAACACGGAGCTGAACCTGGCCTTTGACTGGCTTTCGAAGCATCACATCTCCGTGCGCGGACATTATCTCATGCAGGTGGCCACACCGTTCAATCTGCATGACGTCAAGGACAGCGCCGTCATCCGTGACCGCACGCTCGCCAGCGTGAAGGAGCGCCTGTCCTTTGTGAATGACCGCGTGGTCGAGTGGGATGTGATCAATCACCCCATCGCCTGGAACGGCGCCGACATGCTGAACAAACGCCCAGGCCTGGAGCAACTCGACTGTGAGGTCTTCACGCTGGCACGTTCGCTGACGAAACTGCCATTCTTCGTCAATGAAGATCAGGTGTTCCGCCCGGGACCTCAGCATGAAGACACGCTGGCCTATATTGAAGCGCTCAATAAAGCAGGACTCACCGTGGCCGGTCTCGGCAATCAGGCACACTTCCACGAGAGCTACCTGCCATCTCCTGAACATTTGCTCAAGGTCACGGACGAGTTTGCCCAAGTGGTGCCGCATCAATCCATCACCGAATACGACATCGTGACCACGGAGGATGAAGAACTGGCTGCGGACTACACACGCGATGTGCTCATTTCAGTCTTCAGCCACCCGGCTTACACTAGCTTCTTGCTGTGGGGTTTCTGGGAAGGCTCCCACTGGAAGCCGGAGGCGGCATCATGGAGCAAGGATTGGAGCATCCGTAAACGCGGTGAAGTGCTGGAAGAATGGATCGGGCGCAGGTGGCGCACGGAGGTCACTTTGCAGACGGACGCCAAAGGCCGTGTGAAATGGCGCGGCTTCCCCGGATGGTATGAGGTAAGCGTTGCTGGACAGAAAACCGTCCTGACCATGCCCGGGATCGAGCCTTGA
- a CDS encoding sugar porter family MFS transporter, giving the protein MKSVTVSPAAPIFFWSLVSAMAGFLFGFDTVVISGAEKTIQTLWGLSDTLHGIAMASALYGTVIGSVIGGWPTDRWGRKVTLIWVGVLYLVSAVWSGLAPEVISLIVARFIGGLGVGISTIAAPLYIAEISPPERRGRLAGMFQFNIVFGIVIAFLSNYLLGGIGADAWRWMLGVAAAPSLVYLLLCFRIPESPRWLLTRKDDRAQGVAVLRMIQPEMNEGQIQTLADQIASAASAGRARSEGFWSSRLRAPILLAFSIAFFNQLSGINAVLYFAPRIFELTGLAAKAALLQSVGIGITNLIFTFIGLWLIDRLGRRTLLYLGSFGYITSLGLCAWAFFTQHYAIVPACIFTFIAAHAIGQGAVIWVFIAEIFPDQHRAGGQSLGSFTHWVFAALLTTFFPRMVSSLPPGWVFTFFCGMMALQLVWVHLMVPETKGVPLEKIEKQLGIV; this is encoded by the coding sequence ATGAAGTCTGTCACTGTCTCTCCCGCCGCACCGATTTTCTTCTGGTCGCTCGTTTCTGCCATGGCCGGATTTTTGTTCGGCTTTGACACCGTGGTCATCTCAGGTGCGGAAAAGACCATTCAGACTCTCTGGGGGCTGAGCGACACTTTGCACGGCATTGCCATGGCCTCCGCCCTTTATGGCACAGTGATCGGTTCGGTGATCGGCGGCTGGCCTACGGACCGCTGGGGGCGCAAGGTGACTCTTATCTGGGTTGGGGTGTTGTACCTGGTCTCGGCAGTTTGGTCAGGGCTCGCTCCCGAGGTCATATCGTTGATCGTGGCGCGGTTCATCGGCGGCCTCGGTGTCGGCATCTCCACCATTGCCGCCCCGCTCTACATTGCGGAGATTTCACCTCCTGAGCGCCGTGGACGACTGGCGGGCATGTTCCAATTTAACATCGTCTTCGGCATCGTGATCGCCTTCTTGTCAAACTACCTCCTCGGCGGCATCGGCGCAGATGCCTGGCGCTGGATGCTCGGTGTGGCGGCAGCGCCTTCGCTTGTTTACCTGCTGCTGTGTTTCCGCATTCCTGAAAGCCCGCGCTGGCTACTCACACGCAAGGATGATCGTGCGCAGGGTGTCGCCGTGCTGAGAATGATCCAGCCGGAAATGAACGAAGGGCAGATCCAGACGCTCGCAGATCAGATCGCCTCCGCTGCGTCTGCCGGACGCGCCAGATCCGAGGGCTTCTGGAGCTCGAGGCTGCGCGCGCCCATCCTGCTGGCTTTCAGCATCGCCTTTTTCAATCAGCTCTCCGGAATCAACGCGGTGCTCTACTTCGCGCCGCGCATCTTTGAGCTCACAGGCCTGGCGGCAAAAGCTGCACTGCTGCAATCCGTGGGCATCGGCATCACCAATCTGATCTTTACTTTCATCGGTTTGTGGCTCATTGACCGCCTGGGGCGGCGCACTCTGCTCTACCTCGGCTCGTTCGGTTACATCACCTCCCTGGGGTTGTGCGCATGGGCGTTTTTCACACAGCATTACGCCATCGTCCCTGCGTGCATCTTCACCTTCATCGCAGCTCATGCCATAGGCCAGGGGGCTGTCATCTGGGTTTTCATCGCGGAGATTTTTCCGGACCAGCATCGTGCAGGAGGCCAGTCTCTCGGCAGCTTCACCCACTGGGTGTTTGCCGCGCTGCTGACCACCTTTTTTCCGCGTATGGTCTCCAGCCTGCCACCGGGCTGGGTCTTCACCTTTTTCTGCGGCATGATGGCGCTGCAACTCGTGTGGGTGCACCTCATGGTGCCGGAGACCAAAGGAGTGCCGCTTGAAAAAATCGAAAAACAACTCGGCATCGTGTGA
- a CDS encoding right-handed parallel beta-helix repeat-containing protein, producing the protein MIFRFAPALFALIGMAAAADTPVTISSLAELEQAASGNGQQVKMKPGTYRLAEFIPLKTIPERHKKARWQFLTFSGSGNNFDLSGVTIELDTTLREKLHAPIHTDEFLVSGKNNLICGLTITSIGKGAAFGGAVLGVTGQGNTLRDCTIHVEGSSPYGYGDLFGKGGYKHSGVHVTGSGSRFIGCKVFQKAFGHGFYLQENCNDVLFENCHVEGVMRSTDEMLAETSGMAFEHHFASVATNRSGTNRIQPGYMKALSEDAFRTYHTHQGLVLRGCTATRMRGGFELRTKTAPRLENCTATACERAFWISTGAVLTKCKGDARYGPLLYVEGDKARVDVQLLPTEAENIHVHAISAIYGTNNEVTISASKNRAHAAPILVGFTPPSMGENATANSERAARSLILHNHTSMPVVIGAKAEKCQIFTQGLVQENKGRDIAIQTR; encoded by the coding sequence ATGATCTTCCGCTTCGCACCCGCCCTTTTCGCACTTATCGGTATGGCTGCAGCCGCCGATACACCAGTCACCATCTCCAGCCTTGCCGAACTTGAGCAGGCTGCATCCGGAAACGGGCAGCAGGTGAAAATGAAGCCGGGCACCTACCGGCTGGCAGAGTTCATCCCGCTGAAAACGATTCCCGAACGCCACAAAAAAGCCCGTTGGCAGTTCCTCACTTTCAGCGGCTCCGGCAACAACTTTGACCTGAGTGGTGTAACCATCGAACTGGACACCACGTTGCGTGAAAAGCTGCACGCTCCGATTCACACGGATGAGTTTTTGGTGAGCGGTAAGAACAACCTGATCTGCGGGCTCACAATCACCAGCATCGGCAAAGGAGCAGCTTTTGGCGGTGCGGTGCTCGGTGTCACAGGTCAGGGAAACACCCTGCGGGACTGCACCATCCACGTGGAAGGCTCCAGCCCTTACGGCTACGGAGACCTCTTTGGCAAAGGAGGCTACAAGCACAGTGGTGTGCATGTCACAGGCAGCGGATCTCGTTTCATCGGCTGCAAAGTTTTTCAGAAGGCATTCGGCCATGGCTTCTACCTTCAGGAAAACTGCAACGACGTGCTTTTTGAGAACTGCCACGTGGAAGGCGTGATGCGCAGCACGGACGAGATGCTTGCGGAGACATCGGGCATGGCCTTTGAGCACCACTTTGCAAGCGTGGCGACGAACCGCAGCGGCACCAACCGCATTCAGCCTGGTTACATGAAAGCGCTCAGCGAGGACGCCTTTCGCACCTACCACACCCACCAGGGGCTGGTGCTGCGCGGCTGCACCGCCACGCGAATGCGAGGTGGTTTTGAACTGCGCACCAAGACCGCCCCACGCCTGGAAAACTGCACCGCGACCGCCTGTGAACGCGCCTTCTGGATTTCCACAGGTGCCGTCTTGACGAAGTGCAAGGGCGATGCCCGCTACGGCCCCCTACTCTATGTGGAGGGGGACAAAGCCAGGGTGGATGTGCAACTGCTGCCGACTGAGGCAGAAAACATTCACGTGCATGCGATCTCCGCCATCTACGGCACCAACAATGAGGTAACGATCTCCGCATCCAAAAACCGCGCGCATGCAGCACCTATCCTCGTCGGCTTCACGCCACCCTCCATGGGTGAAAACGCCACTGCCAATTCCGAGCGCGCCGCTCGCAGCCTGATCCTGCACAATCACACATCGATGCCCGTTGTGATCGGGGCCAAGGCCGAAAAATGCCAGATCTTCACGCAAGGTCTGGTGCAGGAAAACAAAGGCCGGGATATCGCCATTCAAACTCGCTGA
- a CDS encoding dioxygenase family protein, whose protein sequence is MKTSPSPFHIPLNRRRLLHSMLLTTGGIITNSVYAEALTLTPRATEGPYYPDHLPLDQDNDLTMIIGGKAPASGVVTEFGGRLLNADGKPIENGVIELWQADNNGCYIHSRGAQQGNEKDPNFQGFGKIETNAKGEYRFRTIKPGLYTGRTIHWHIRVKQGGKSMLTTQLFIAGVPQNDRDGILRSMGTEQQRLSVIREFKPMSTESKELVGTWDIVIGHTPEDPEQSGRGPGGPPRIRRDADQDIKDALFGPSF, encoded by the coding sequence ATGAAAACATCCCCATCTCCATTTCACATTCCGCTGAACCGCCGCAGGCTGCTCCATAGCATGCTGCTGACCACCGGCGGCATCATCACCAACAGCGTGTATGCCGAGGCACTGACGCTCACGCCACGCGCCACTGAAGGCCCCTACTACCCTGATCATCTGCCACTGGATCAGGACAATGACCTCACGATGATCATCGGTGGAAAAGCACCAGCAAGCGGTGTGGTGACCGAGTTTGGCGGACGCCTGCTGAATGCAGATGGCAAGCCGATTGAAAATGGAGTGATCGAACTCTGGCAGGCGGACAACAATGGCTGCTACATCCACAGCCGTGGCGCCCAGCAGGGAAATGAAAAGGATCCAAACTTCCAGGGCTTCGGCAAAATCGAAACCAATGCCAAGGGTGAATACCGCTTCCGCACGATCAAACCCGGTCTCTACACCGGGCGCACGATCCACTGGCACATCCGTGTGAAGCAGGGAGGCAAGAGTATGCTCACCACGCAGCTTTTTATCGCCGGTGTACCGCAGAATGACCGCGACGGCATCCTGCGCAGCATGGGCACGGAGCAGCAGCGCCTCTCCGTCATTCGCGAGTTCAAACCCATGAGTACTGAAAGCAAGGAGCTCGTCGGCACTTGGGACATCGTGATCGGCCACACCCCCGAAGATCCAGAGCAGAGTGGTCGCGGCCCCGGAGGCCCGCCAAGAATACGGCGTGATGCCGATCAGGACATCAAAGACGCATTGTTTGGCCCTTCATTTTAG